In Oscillatoria acuminata PCC 6304, a single window of DNA contains:
- a CDS encoding pentapeptide repeat-containing protein, whose amino-acid sequence MDLETIRQGKIKDLQNANLAGADLSGAKLAQANLQGANLMGANLTGADLRGAQLRANLRGADLTGAILVGADCRNADFRGAILIDANLRDASFAGAFLAGAVCSQLDLSGIDLRGADLRGTLLNRALLQGAELTSANLGGADLSHADLEEANLNGAIFCGANLTGCNLLCASMEQTQWQGARLEGACVEGTPLGEPRMSEG is encoded by the coding sequence ATGGATTTAGAAACAATTCGACAAGGAAAAATCAAAGATTTGCAAAATGCCAATCTTGCCGGTGCCGACTTAAGCGGCGCTAAACTGGCCCAGGCGAACTTGCAAGGGGCCAATTTAATGGGAGCCAATCTCACCGGGGCCGACCTGCGGGGGGCGCAATTACGAGCCAACTTACGCGGGGCCGACCTTACCGGGGCCATCTTAGTTGGGGCCGATTGTCGGAATGCCGACTTCCGGGGAGCTATTTTAATCGATGCCAACCTCCGGGATGCCAGCTTTGCGGGGGCTTTTTTAGCGGGGGCGGTCTGTAGTCAGTTGGATTTGAGCGGAATAGACTTGCGCGGTGCGGATTTGCGCGGCACTCTCCTAAATCGCGCCTTACTGCAAGGCGCAGAATTGACCTCCGCCAACCTGGGAGGTGCCGATTTATCCCATGCTGATTTAGAAGAAGCTAATCTCAATGGAGCCATTTTTTGTGGGGCTAATTTAACTGGTTGTAACTTGCTCTGTGCTTCAATGGAGCAAACTCAATGGCAGGGTGCCAGACTGGAAGGTGCTTGTGTGGAAGGGACGCCTTTGGGAGAACCGAGGATGTCAGAAGGATGA
- a CDS encoding aspartyl protease produces MLPSMIYGEFNRKGELVFDIGLIAADRSQYPVRAILDTGFNQWLLINNKDAENLEWLRQWDTQKAQTAGGTVMLNIYEGNILIDGKEWMVPVLGSSRVKDILLGVRWLRYKRLVADFATGVLTLG; encoded by the coding sequence TTGTTGCCGAGTATGATTTATGGAGAGTTTAATAGAAAGGGAGAATTAGTCTTTGACATTGGTTTAATTGCTGCCGATCGCTCTCAGTACCCTGTTAGAGCAATTCTAGATACGGGGTTCAATCAGTGGTTGCTGATTAATAACAAAGATGCAGAAAATTTGGAATGGTTGCGTCAATGGGATACCCAGAAAGCCCAAACAGCCGGAGGAACGGTAATGTTAAATATCTATGAGGGAAATATACTGATTGATGGAAAGGAATGGATGGTTCCTGTTTTGGGGAGTTCTCGTGTCAAAGACATTCTTTTGGGTGTCCGATGGTTGCGATATAAGCGGCTGGTTGCCGATTTTGCTACAGGGGTGCTGACATTAGGGTAG
- a CDS encoding ferredoxin, protein MDDFSEFSTPETPDRSGLEPELGGALRDAPERSGLEPELGGALRQNGVYVDEPTCIGCKHCAHVARNTFYIEEDYGRSRVIRQDGDPEDVIQEAIDTCPVDCIHWVNYTELKQLEKERLYQVIPRVGYPVEQAVSVVGTRRKKQVSKRKKRSQ, encoded by the coding sequence ATGGATGATTTTTCTGAGTTCTCAACCCCCGAAACTCCGGACCGTTCGGGTCTTGAACCGGAGTTAGGTGGCGCGTTACGGGATGCCCCGGAACGTTCAGGTTTGGAGCCAGAGTTAGGCGGCGCATTGCGACAAAATGGCGTCTATGTGGACGAACCGACTTGCATTGGCTGCAAACATTGCGCTCATGTGGCGCGAAATACCTTCTATATTGAGGAGGATTATGGACGTTCTCGGGTGATTCGCCAGGACGGAGACCCGGAGGATGTGATTCAAGAGGCGATCGACACTTGTCCAGTGGACTGCATTCACTGGGTGAATTACACCGAACTGAAACAACTGGAAAAAGAGCGATTGTATCAGGTGATTCCCCGAGTGGGATATCCGGTGGAACAGGCGGTTTCTGTTGTGGGGACTCGCCGTAAAAAACAAGTGTCTAAGCGAAAAAAAAGAAGCCAGTGA
- a CDS encoding pentapeptide repeat-containing protein, which produces MDANELLERYAAGERDFRDTDLFRADLSNAELSGVSFFRTSLFGANLFRAKLIGCDFFRSTLIGANLYCANLSGANLTGANLTGANLSGADLSGADLTDADLGGADLSYATLHYTDFTGANLFRAMLVDAKLNHAKLVRVRLRSANLNGAIVEGAIFSKVMGLSEEAKQDLLDRGAVFQELTEAVPSPIA; this is translated from the coding sequence ATGGATGCTAATGAACTACTAGAACGGTATGCTGCTGGAGAACGAGATTTTCGCGATACGGACCTGTTTCGGGCGGATCTGAGTAATGCGGAGTTGAGTGGTGTCAGTTTCTTTCGCACGAGCTTGTTTGGTGCTAATCTATTTCGGGCGAAACTGATTGGGTGTGATTTCTTCCGGTCTACCCTGATTGGTGCAAACCTCTATTGTGCGAATCTCAGTGGGGCAAATTTGACTGGGGCAAATTTGACCGGCGCGAATCTCAGTGGCGCGGATTTAAGTGGTGCGGACCTCACCGATGCGGATTTGGGAGGTGCGGACTTGAGTTATGCGACGTTGCATTATACGGATTTCACAGGTGCCAACTTATTTCGGGCGATGTTGGTGGATGCGAAGTTGAATCATGCCAAGTTGGTGCGGGTTCGCTTGCGGAGTGCGAATTTGAATGGTGCAATTGTGGAAGGGGCGATTTTTTCTAAGGTGATGGGACTATCGGAGGAGGCGAAACAGGACCTGCTCGATCGCGGTGCAGTGTTCCAGGAGTTGACAGAAGCGGTTCCCTCCCCGATCGCCTGA
- a CDS encoding DUF2997 domain-containing protein, with translation METLEFVIYPDGRVQEKVTGIVGASCAEVTAAIEAQLGQVLVQEKTSEHFAQVVELSQTATAQASWSEW, from the coding sequence ATGGAAACACTCGAATTTGTCATCTACCCCGATGGTCGAGTGCAGGAAAAAGTCACTGGCATTGTCGGTGCATCCTGTGCAGAAGTCACAGCGGCGATCGAAGCCCAACTCGGACAGGTCCTGGTTCAGGAGAAGACTTCGGAACATTTTGCCCAAGTGGTAGAACTGTCCCAGACTGCAACCGCCCAGGCGAGTTGGAGTGAGTGGTAA
- a CDS encoding Uma2 family endonuclease: protein MLATSSPYTITWEKLPDDFVLPDDPVDNINQPTLAAALTESLELAGKLPETALTPTNYGICATVNGKMVVKAPDWAYIPHITANRSEVERSYTPRLQGEIPTLVLEFLSETEGGEYSSKPTYPPGKFFYYEQILQIPNYGIFDLKSGILELYRLGENQRYKLEDANENNRYWIPEMQLFLGVWEGKRENRSGYWLRWWDEAGNLLLWRTERIEQERQRAERLAAQLRAAGIEPEE, encoded by the coding sequence ATGTTAGCTACCTCCTCCCCTTACACCATCACCTGGGAAAAGTTGCCCGATGATTTTGTGCTGCCTGATGACCCAGTGGATAATATCAATCAACCGACTCTGGCAGCAGCATTAACCGAAAGTTTGGAGTTAGCCGGAAAACTCCCGGAGACTGCTCTAACTCCCACCAATTACGGCATTTGTGCCACCGTCAATGGCAAGATGGTCGTTAAAGCACCTGATTGGGCCTACATTCCCCATATTACCGCTAACCGCTCCGAAGTTGAGCGGAGTTATACCCCACGATTGCAAGGGGAAATTCCCACCCTCGTTTTAGAGTTTTTATCAGAAACCGAAGGGGGAGAATATTCCAGCAAACCGACCTATCCCCCGGGAAAATTCTTCTACTACGAGCAGATTTTGCAGATCCCAAACTATGGCATTTTTGATTTAAAGAGTGGGATATTAGAACTCTATCGCCTAGGAGAAAATCAGCGGTATAAACTAGAAGACGCCAATGAAAATAACCGCTATTGGATACCGGAAATGCAGCTATTTCTAGGAGTCTGGGAAGGAAAACGAGAAAATCGTTCCGGATACTGGCTACGCTGGTGGGATGAAGCGGGCAATTTACTCTTGTGGCGTACCGAACGGATTGAACAGGAACGCCAACGGGCTGAACGATTAGCGGCTCAATTACGGGCTGCGGGAATCGAACCGGAAGAGTAG
- a CDS encoding LmeA family phospholipid-binding protein: protein MVSSLFGSKPFQNQSGDALVSKVAGAAIAALFKKSEKVEANVRAEPVTKLLQGSVDGFDFIGKGMLMYNGLRIENMELYLQAVAIDIGAIFAGQVQLRRPTSASMRVVLSEADLNTSFNTPFVVEKLQRLQYQGESLNFHQTQVNLTPDKRIQILSQVSLGNSDTTIALDMTASVQVEERRKIQFIEVSYGGDEKAVDLGKELINHVNNLLDLDKFALEGSQLRVDRIRLQNQEIVFYGSAQIDQFPSGKGKK, encoded by the coding sequence ATGGTATCCTCATTGTTTGGCAGTAAACCGTTTCAAAATCAAAGTGGTGATGCTCTCGTTAGTAAAGTAGCGGGAGCGGCGATCGCTGCGTTGTTCAAGAAATCTGAAAAAGTTGAAGCCAATGTCCGAGCAGAACCCGTAACCAAGCTGTTGCAGGGCAGCGTCGATGGCTTTGACTTCATTGGCAAAGGAATGCTGATGTATAATGGCCTGCGGATTGAGAACATGGAATTGTACCTGCAAGCCGTTGCCATTGATATTGGCGCGATTTTTGCCGGTCAAGTCCAGTTACGACGACCCACTAGCGCCAGCATGAGAGTGGTTTTAAGCGAAGCTGACTTAAACACTTCCTTTAATACACCGTTCGTAGTCGAAAAACTTCAAAGATTACAGTATCAAGGGGAGTCCCTGAATTTTCACCAAACTCAGGTTAACCTCACCCCCGATAAGAGAATTCAAATCCTGTCCCAAGTGAGTCTAGGCAACTCTGACACAACGATCGCTCTGGATATGACTGCCAGCGTTCAGGTGGAAGAACGCAGAAAAATCCAATTTATCGAAGTGAGTTATGGCGGAGACGAGAAGGCGGTTGATCTGGGTAAGGAGTTGATTAATCATGTCAATAACCTGCTGGACTTAGATAAATTTGCCTTAGAGGGAAGCCAATTGCGGGTGGATCGGATTCGACTGCAAAACCAGGAAATCGTCTTTTATGGTTCAGCGCAGATCGATCAGTTCCCTTCGGGGAAAGGTAAAAAATAA
- a CDS encoding HD domain-containing phosphohydrolase → MNPESTLNQLKAASPEGQLPSSYGVYFKNTLVALCHALEDHLLESSSIDSHQKPLVLVTFQQGKWYLQEADRYWDLAQHSGHVAIAAVSDSGFSAHRTNQLENVSFLELDANDSLVNEWNLIIIAPTYRAMLLCHELSEEEYLPEGQPSVDMERKFYGMWTFDPGLVAKSAEILIERFRPYNPQLCDRLLQQLQDIVNTEGLPLADMTGVVNRIVTYLQTSQQQLVTMNRQTRELWELEGRALKISRNLNANKLQAFLRMAQRVDERDQANPCACLQVSALSETVGQLLDLPTLQLRRLRLAGLLFRIGLVSAPLEIFAKTSRELDEVSLTFWSDRAILSAQLLSAMPELAPVTHIVKHHLEYWDGSGKPDGLRHQEIPLESQILGLVSYFQELTQSRGSRSARSLSDALEKCQARSNTRFDPQLVDTLSHIVRLTEMGLMQLPDRPSQLPNVWLEEA, encoded by the coding sequence ATGAATCCGGAATCCACACTCAACCAGCTAAAAGCCGCCAGTCCCGAAGGACAACTACCTTCTAGCTATGGGGTTTACTTTAAGAACACCCTCGTGGCCCTGTGTCACGCCCTGGAAGATCATCTGTTGGAATCTTCCTCCATTGACTCTCACCAGAAACCCCTGGTTTTAGTCACCTTTCAGCAAGGCAAATGGTACTTGCAAGAAGCTGACCGATATTGGGACCTGGCCCAGCATTCCGGTCATGTGGCGATCGCCGCCGTTTCCGATAGTGGCTTTAGCGCCCACCGCACCAACCAACTGGAAAACGTTTCCTTCCTGGAACTGGATGCTAACGATAGCTTAGTGAATGAATGGAATTTAATCATTATCGCGCCCACCTATCGGGCTATGCTTCTGTGCCACGAGCTTTCTGAAGAAGAGTATTTACCTGAAGGTCAACCCTCCGTTGATATGGAACGGAAATTCTATGGAATGTGGACCTTTGACCCAGGACTCGTTGCCAAATCCGCAGAAATTTTAATCGAACGATTTCGTCCCTACAATCCGCAACTGTGCGATCGCCTCCTTCAGCAACTTCAGGATATTGTCAACACCGAAGGTCTTCCCCTGGCAGATATGACTGGCGTGGTCAACCGCATCGTCACCTACCTGCAAACGTCGCAACAGCAACTGGTGACCATGAACCGCCAAACCCGCGAACTCTGGGAATTAGAAGGCCGCGCCCTGAAAATTAGCCGGAATTTGAATGCCAATAAACTGCAAGCCTTCTTACGCATGGCCCAGCGCGTTGATGAACGGGACCAAGCCAATCCCTGCGCCTGCCTGCAAGTTTCGGCCTTATCTGAAACCGTCGGTCAACTGCTAGATTTGCCCACCCTGCAACTGCGGCGACTGCGACTCGCGGGGTTACTTTTCCGGATTGGGTTAGTTTCCGCACCCCTGGAAATTTTTGCCAAAACCTCCCGAGAGTTAGATGAAGTCAGCTTAACCTTTTGGAGCGATCGGGCCATCCTCAGCGCTCAATTGTTATCCGCTATGCCCGAATTAGCCCCTGTCACCCACATCGTCAAACATCATCTCGAATATTGGGACGGCAGTGGCAAACCCGATGGACTGCGACACCAAGAGATTCCCCTAGAATCCCAAATTCTGGGGTTAGTCTCCTATTTCCAAGAACTCACCCAATCTCGCGGTTCGCGATCGGCCCGCAGTCTATCTGATGCCTTAGAAAAATGTCAAGCTCGCAGTAATACCCGGTTCGACCCCCAATTAGTCGATACCCTCTCCCATATCGTCCGACTCACCGAAATGGGCCTCATGCAACTCCCCGATCGCCCTTCTCAATTGCCCAATGTCTGGTTAGAAGAAGCCTAG
- the bioU gene encoding (S)-8-amino-7-oxononanoate synthase BioU — MSNLQTPHSPTPTPLRIGVLGFGGLGQAAARILAPKRETLWVAAADKQGYAYNSQGLNPDACISAYHEQGSLGYLEPGGILSNDSIAELISQADVDGYFLALPNLPNTFMASVARQFIESGWRGVLVDALKRTSAVEQLLELQDDLQKAGITYMTGCGATPGLLTAAAALAAQSYAEIHSVKITFGVGIANWEAYRATIREDIAHIPGYTVAQAMAMSDAEVEALLDRTDGKLALESMEHADDIMLELAGICSRDRVTVGGIVDTRNPKKPLSTNVQITGRTFEGKISTHTFTLGDETSMAANVCGPAFGYLKAGVRLHQRGIYGLLTAAEVMPLFVQ, encoded by the coding sequence ATGAGTAACCTGCAAACCCCCCACTCCCCAACCCCAACCCCCCTCCGCATCGGTGTTCTCGGGTTTGGAGGCTTAGGACAAGCTGCCGCCCGGATCCTCGCCCCGAAACGCGAAACTTTGTGGGTGGCTGCTGCGGATAAACAAGGATACGCCTACAATTCCCAAGGCTTAAATCCCGATGCCTGCATCAGCGCCTACCATGAACAGGGGTCCCTCGGCTACCTCGAACCCGGTGGCATCCTCAGCAACGACAGCATCGCCGAATTAATTTCTCAAGCTGACGTGGATGGGTATTTCCTCGCCTTACCCAACCTCCCCAATACCTTCATGGCATCGGTGGCGAGACAATTTATTGAGTCAGGATGGCGTGGAGTCTTAGTCGATGCGCTCAAACGCACTAGCGCCGTTGAACAGTTACTCGAACTCCAGGATGACTTACAAAAAGCCGGGATTACCTACATGACAGGCTGTGGTGCCACTCCCGGCTTATTAACCGCTGCTGCTGCTTTAGCCGCCCAAAGTTATGCGGAAATCCATAGCGTGAAAATTACCTTTGGCGTCGGAATTGCCAACTGGGAAGCCTATCGCGCCACGATTCGCGAAGATATTGCCCATATTCCCGGTTATACCGTAGCCCAAGCGATGGCGATGAGCGATGCCGAAGTGGAAGCGTTGCTCGATCGCACCGATGGTAAATTGGCCTTGGAAAGCATGGAACACGCCGATGATATCATGCTGGAATTGGCGGGAATTTGTTCACGCGATCGCGTCACCGTCGGCGGTATTGTGGATACCCGCAATCCCAAAAAGCCCCTGAGTACCAATGTGCAAATTACAGGTCGCACCTTCGAGGGTAAAATTTCGACTCATACCTTTACCCTCGGGGATGAAACCAGTATGGCGGCAAATGTTTGCGGCCCTGCGTTTGGGTATTTAAAAGCCGGAGTGCGCTTGCACCAACGGGGGATTTACGGGTTGTTAACAGCGGCGGAAGTGATGCCATTGTTTGTGCAGTAA
- a CDS encoding Uma2 family endonuclease gives MLATSSRYTITWEKLPDDFVLPDDPVDNINQPTLAAALTECLDLAGKLPETALTTTNYGICATVNGKFVVKAPDWAYIPHITVNRTEVERSYTPRLQGEIPSLFLEFFSETEGSEYSVKETYPPGNFFYYEQILQVPNYGIFDLASGRLELYRLGENQRYQLEPLNEYNRYWIPEMQLFLGVWKGRRENHSGYWLRWWDEAGNLLLWGTERIEQERQKAQPERQRAEQERQRAERLAAQLRAAGIEPEK, from the coding sequence ATGTTAGCTACCTCATCCCGTTACACCATCACCTGGGAAAAGTTGCCCGATGATTTTGTGTTGCCTGATGACCCAGTGGATAACATCAATCAACCAACTCTGGCGGCAGCCTTAACCGAATGTTTGGACTTAGCAGGAAAACTCCCGGAGACTGCTCTGACTACTACTAATTACGGCATTTGTGCCACCGTCAATGGCAAATTTGTCGTCAAAGCTCCCGATTGGGCCTACATTCCTCATATTACCGTTAACCGGACGGAAGTTGAGCGCAGTTATACCCCACGACTGCAAGGGGAAATTCCCAGCCTATTTCTGGAGTTTTTCTCAGAAACCGAAGGGTCAGAATATTCGGTCAAAGAAACCTATCCCCCGGGAAATTTTTTTTACTACGAGCAGATTTTGCAGGTCCCGAACTATGGCATTTTTGACTTAGCGAGTGGGAGATTAGAACTGTATCGCTTAGGAGAAAATCAGCGGTATCAACTGGAACCCCTCAATGAGTATAACCGCTATTGGATTCCGGAAATGCAGCTATTTCTAGGAGTCTGGAAAGGACGACGAGAAAATCATTCTGGATACTGGCTACGGTGGTGGGATGAAGCGGGCAATTTACTCTTGTGGGGTACCGAACGGATTGAACAGGAACGCCAAAAAGCCCAACCGGAACGCCAACGGGCTGAACAGGAACGTCAACGGGCTGAACGATTAGCGGCTCAATTACGGGCTGCGGGAATCGAACCGGAAAAGTAG
- a CDS encoding DUF1257 domain-containing protein, with protein sequence MSHFSQIKTQIRNLTSLQSALTELGIDWKSGPTEVRGYKGLTHNAEVAIAQENGYDIGFTWNGQEYSLVADLQYWQQPWTVNRFLNEVTQRYAYHTVVNETAKQGFQIAEQQKNEDGSIRVVLQRWAS encoded by the coding sequence ATGTCACATTTCAGCCAAATTAAGACCCAAATTCGCAATCTGACTTCGTTGCAATCGGCGTTAACGGAGTTGGGAATTGACTGGAAATCCGGGCCGACGGAGGTTCGGGGTTATAAAGGATTAACCCATAACGCGGAAGTGGCGATCGCCCAAGAGAATGGGTATGACATCGGTTTTACCTGGAACGGCCAAGAATATTCCCTGGTGGCTGATTTACAATATTGGCAGCAACCTTGGACGGTCAATCGGTTTCTGAATGAAGTCACCCAGCGCTATGCCTATCACACTGTGGTGAATGAAACGGCGAAACAAGGGTTTCAAATTGCCGAACAGCAAAAAAATGAGGATGGTTCGATTCGGGTTGTCTTGCAACGTTGGGCCAGCTAA
- a CDS encoding lysylphosphatidylglycerol synthase transmembrane domain-containing protein, producing the protein MKRLISLTISLLILAVIYWKIDFPRLVQVFQNCDRLWMVVSLGMVVPLVAITSWRLQQLAPASSGLDFPEANRLILASSVLNMVLPSKMGDIAKAYFMRDRGHLSGSLALSLVVFEKACDLLSLLLWCVFGLLLYPAKDALFWAMTTGVTGGLIVGLFLLSSPRFARVCFGIASRFAPKKVKIKLEKLRFSWGEMHDYFWGDRRRLVTIILTSIFLWFCHLLQIWFFILALNAWTPFLTNLALSPLAILAGLMPLTFAGVGTRDAALILFYQPYFGEATGAALGLLCTSRYLLPAIAGLPFLERYLSTLRTQKR; encoded by the coding sequence ATGAAACGACTGATTTCTCTGACGATTAGCTTGCTTATTCTGGCGGTGATCTACTGGAAAATTGATTTTCCCAGGTTGGTTCAGGTGTTCCAAAATTGCGATCGCCTCTGGATGGTGGTGAGTTTGGGAATGGTGGTTCCCCTGGTGGCGATTACCAGTTGGCGTTTACAGCAGCTTGCACCGGCAAGTTCAGGGTTGGATTTTCCCGAGGCTAATCGGCTGATTCTGGCTTCTAGTGTGTTAAATATGGTGTTGCCGTCGAAAATGGGGGATATTGCTAAGGCTTATTTTATGCGCGATCGCGGGCATTTAAGTGGGTCTTTGGCCCTCTCTTTGGTCGTGTTTGAAAAAGCCTGCGATTTGCTATCCCTGCTGTTATGGTGCGTTTTTGGCTTACTCTTATATCCCGCGAAAGATGCTTTATTTTGGGCGATGACGACGGGAGTTACCGGGGGATTAATCGTTGGGTTATTCTTGCTGAGTTCTCCTCGGTTTGCTCGGGTTTGTTTTGGAATAGCTTCCCGCTTTGCCCCTAAAAAGGTTAAAATCAAGCTGGAAAAATTACGCTTTTCCTGGGGAGAAATGCACGATTACTTTTGGGGCGATCGCCGTCGGTTGGTGACGATTATCCTCACTTCCATTTTCCTCTGGTTTTGCCATCTCTTACAAATTTGGTTCTTTATTCTCGCCCTCAATGCCTGGACCCCATTTTTAACTAACCTAGCCCTCTCTCCCTTAGCCATTCTCGCTGGTTTGATGCCCTTAACCTTTGCCGGAGTCGGAACCCGAGATGCCGCCTTAATTCTGTTTTATCAGCCCTATTTTGGAGAGGCAACGGGAGCAGCTTTGGGACTACTCTGCACCTCTCGTTATTTGCTACCGGCAATTGCAGGATTACCGTTTTTAGAGCGATATTTATCCACCCTCCGCACCCAAAAGCGTTAG
- a CDS encoding type II secretion system F family protein, which produces MATNVITTEEKKKGFDFAALEENLNVALAKMTVKDKAVFSRQLAVMFNSGVALMKAISMLGETSDNAKLKRALRQIKGELETGVPLSEAMSKFPDIFDDLYCAMVESGEIGGVLDMVLNRLAIALEKSAKIQNHIKSASAYPKAVGSIALIVFFAMTTFLLPTFAGIFEELGAELPMFTQIMLGISEFTRDYRKMIPLLIGLFLLVTAYKAFYKTPQGRLICDRMYLNLPIIGPLIKLTAVARFCSTFSMLTGAGVPMLSSFDIVARTAGNKVISNAISNGKSEVEQGGSLTEAFERENIFPAMAISMMRIGEETGELDKMLSKVADFYEDEVEQAVKGLTSTLEPIMMVGIAAMVGSILMSMYLPMFAVFDKLG; this is translated from the coding sequence ATGGCAACAAACGTTATTACAACTGAAGAAAAAAAGAAAGGCTTTGATTTTGCCGCATTGGAAGAAAATCTCAATGTGGCATTGGCTAAAATGACGGTGAAAGACAAAGCCGTATTTTCCCGTCAGTTAGCCGTGATGTTTAACTCCGGTGTGGCGTTAATGAAGGCGATCTCCATGCTGGGGGAAACCTCAGATAATGCCAAATTAAAAAGGGCTCTGCGTCAGATTAAAGGGGAACTCGAAACTGGGGTCCCGCTTTCTGAGGCGATGTCCAAATTCCCTGATATCTTTGATGACCTCTACTGTGCAATGGTCGAGTCTGGAGAAATTGGGGGGGTGCTTGACATGGTGCTCAACCGTCTCGCCATTGCCTTAGAAAAATCTGCCAAAATTCAAAACCACATCAAATCCGCCTCCGCTTATCCGAAAGCAGTGGGAAGTATTGCGCTGATCGTGTTTTTCGCTATGACCACCTTTCTGCTGCCTACCTTTGCTGGCATTTTTGAGGAGTTGGGGGCAGAATTACCCATGTTTACTCAAATTATGCTGGGAATCAGTGAGTTTACTCGGGATTACCGGAAAATGATTCCGCTGCTTATCGGCCTTTTTCTCCTGGTCACTGCCTACAAAGCGTTTTATAAAACTCCCCAGGGTCGCTTAATCTGCGATCGGATGTACCTGAATCTCCCCATCATTGGTCCGTTAATTAAACTCACTGCCGTTGCTCGTTTCTGTAGCACATTTTCTATGCTAACTGGCGCGGGTGTTCCGATGCTCAGTTCCTTTGATATTGTGGCCCGTACCGCCGGAAATAAGGTAATTTCTAATGCCATTAGTAATGGTAAGTCTGAGGTGGAACAAGGGGGTAGCTTAACGGAAGCCTTTGAGAGAGAAAACATCTTTCCGGCAATGGCGATTTCGATGATGCGAATTGGAGAAGAAACTGGAGAACTGGACAAGATGCTTTCTAAAGTCGCTGATTTTTATGAAGATGAAGTTGAACAAGCGGTGAAAGGTCTCACCAGTACCCTAGAACCGATTATGATGGTGGGCATTGCGGCAATGGTGGGTTCAATTTTGATGTCTATGTATCTGCCCATGTTTGCGGTGTTTGACAAACTCGGATAA
- a CDS encoding YiaA/YiaB family inner membrane protein, whose translation MNKAPLQQHTTAWIIQVWASFAIALAATGVGIVNLPVNNWVKGYMGMGVLFTVGSSFSLAKTLRDRHEAEKLTSKVEEARVERILTEHNTLR comes from the coding sequence ATGAACAAAGCTCCTTTGCAACAACATACGACAGCCTGGATTATTCAAGTTTGGGCTTCCTTTGCGATCGCCTTAGCAGCAACAGGGGTCGGAATTGTTAACTTACCCGTTAACAATTGGGTCAAAGGCTACATGGGAATGGGAGTCCTCTTCACCGTCGGTTCCTCGTTTAGCCTCGCCAAAACCCTGCGCGATCGCCATGAAGCCGAAAAACTCACCTCCAAAGTAGAAGAAGCGCGAGTCGAACGAATCCTCACCGAACATAACACCTTGAGATAA